A part of Uloborus diversus isolate 005 chromosome 6, Udiv.v.3.1, whole genome shotgun sequence genomic DNA contains:
- the LOC129224805 gene encoding piggyBac transposable element-derived protein 3-like, with amino-acid sequence MYMKGKPVKFGYKLWILSSFDGYPFHIIPYQGARKENPISEHGSTSCNETKMMKKGQKLLSETVVDELLSIIETPAKHKIYMDNFFSSYNLFSHLRSKQFFATGTVRENRMGKCPLKSSKILGNMDRGTSDRKFDVNNEIAAVRWNDNRVVSLITNFEDTRCFKKVERRMKGGKQKVDIPSCVVSYNKYKNGVDLFDDHMETYYSSIQGKKWY; translated from the coding sequence ATGTATATGAAAGGGAAACCTGTGAAATTTGGTTACAAGCTCTGGATACTTTCATCTTTTGATGGTTATCCTTTTCATATTATACCATATCAAGGGGCACGAAAAGAGAACCCCATTTCTGAACATGGTTCCACTAGTTGTAACGAAACTAAAATGATGAAAAAGGGACAGAAGTTGTTATCAGAAACAGTTGTTGATGAGTTGCTATCCATTATTGAAACTCCAgcaaagcataaaatttatatggataattttttttcatcttataaTCTTTTCTCTCATTTGAGAAGCAAGCAATTCTTTGCTACAGGAACAGTAAGGGAAAACAGAATGGGAAAATGTCCTTTAAAGTCCTCTAAAATCCTGGGAAATATGGATCGCGGAACATCCGACAGGAAATTTGACGTGAATAATGAGATTGCAGCTGTTCGATGGAACGATAATAGAGTAGTATCACTCATCACAAATTTTGAAGACACGAGgtgttttaaaaaagttgaaagaaGAATGAAGGgtggaaaacaaaaagtagacATCCCATCTTGTGTTGTTTCATATAACAAGTATAAAAATGGTGTTGACTTGTTCGACGATCATATGGAAACATATTACTCTTCCATACAAGGTAAAAAGTGGTATTGA